CGTCCGTTAAGTGACGTCGTGTGTTCATGGCTGTTTGAATGATGAACTTGGAATGACTTACTGTGACAATACCAGCTTTTTATACCCACAGAATGTTGAAATTGATGCCACATTGAAAAGGGTTGTCTTTTAGTATTTTTTGGTATTGGCCCCAATATGTAAGGCACACTGTACACAGTGAGACCATTAcgtggaaaacacaaaatgggGTGTGTCTATCACCCCAATAGAATTGCCTCCCTATCCCAAAAATctctgaagtgaaacaaacaccGTATGTATGACATCCACTGAGTCTCTCACAATATCCCTAACTTATTGTGAGTAATGTATATATGTGACAAAAGATGTgaagaagaataaaagacatttttaaaaagaaacaatacGCTGATGGGGAATATTGATGATGGGAAAATTATGTTGGCACTAGCTTGTTATTCAGACTATTCAGAGATACTCAGCATCATAGCTGCCACCGAGGTCACGTCCTCATTAATATTTCAGGGAATTTGAATGAGGACAGTTTTACATTCTACAATAACAATCAGACAAGTTGTTTGTTAAGATTCTGGTATGCTTTAGAcgaaaaaatgttaaaatatctaaaaaaaaacaaaaaaataaaatggatttagGATCCCTTACAGGAAATACAGACCTGACAATGTGAAGACAACATTTGCTTCAGAAAATCTTGGCTGCAGCACTCAGATACTGAGTCAAAAAGATGTGATTAACAGTCACTTGATTGTGTCATTTACTCACAGTTAAGTGACACATGCATttcatctatatatatatatatatatatatatatgtatattggCAGAAATGTTCCTCCATACAGGAGCCACTTTCATTCAAGTTAACTCTCGGTTTCCCTCCAGCAAAGATGCAGAATTAACAGGCTGAGTCTCCCCCACTTGATCCACAGCTGATTGCATAAAAAAAAACGCTATAATAACTTATCCATCTGAGTGCTTTGTCACAATCTGTATCCTCTGTGACAGCTCGTGCCGGCTGCCTGGCCCATGCAGGGATGTGGGCGTGCCCTCGGTGTTAAAATAGTCTCTCCAATGAGAGCAGCCCACGTTTCCTGGAGAACACGGATGTGCAGCGTGCGGACCAACCACGGAAATGTAGGGCAGAAAGGGAGGGGACGACGACACCACAGGCTGAAAGGCGTCGTGTACAAAGTGTATAAGCCCTCAGCTGTTCACCTCCTCCGTCGTCATGTTAGGTGAAGGTGCTTTAAGTGCAAGTAAAACCCGGTGAGTCCCCGTCATGGTGGGAAAGCGCTGCTAAATCGTTAGCATTTCCGAAGGGGGAACCTTTCAGCTGCGCGCCTCATTTCCACACGGAGCTCTATCCGACCCGGACCGTAAATACACTGTCGTAGCAGGTCTCGCAGAGGGAAACGATGATTTAAAAACGGAATATCGCCGTTTCAATGAAACAAGTCGGTATTTTTACTCGACGTGAAAGCAGAGCCGCTAAGTTTGCTGGTTCCGGTGTCAAAGTGTGAATTAATCCGGGGATGGATTCGTGTCGGCGGACGGGACTCAGCGGGGTCCTGTGCTCCCTGTCACTGCTCTGTGTCATCCTGGACATCCAGCTGGACGGTAGGGATGCCTTCACGTTCATAAAGAAGTTCCTAAAAAGCCTCTTCAAGCATTAACACACGTGTTTTTCTTGGTTGATTTATCTTTTTGGTCCTTAAAAGTTCCCCAAACTGCCCCATATTGTTAGCTAACCCGGGCTACATCATGACCCACCCCTCTAAGACTTGGTGCTGTCACATAGAAAcgatataaatatgaataaatatttaggctgtaaaaactacatttaacgTGTTAACGAGGTGTTTAAGAGATGTAgtgaaagctttaaaaaaaagctggtGGATTTATACTAATCACAATCTAAGCTTGGAGCTCTCTTTCCTGTCACAAAAGACTCCACACCTTCATTATTAGCTGTGTAGAGATTAATGAGAAGCTAATTATCTACCTGTTTGCTCACAAAATACAAAGATCAAGTACTAGGAGTGGGTTATATTGGTTAACATGGGGCTGCATGGTGATTTTAATCAAGAAACATGGATCAGTCTGTCtaaaaaatgtaagaaaattcAAAATGCTCATCTCATATTTCCAATGTCCAACCAAAGACATTGCAGTAATATGGAATAATAAAAAGAGGGAACAGAATGATGAGCACCTTTCTTGTTAAATGACAAACACTGATGATGAGCTTTTTTTGGCAAGTGACTAATCCTCTGAGCCCAAGTGCAAGTGTAAAGTTACTgtatacttttttattttttattttgtggtgtGTTTATTCAGTGATTTAAGACATCATCTGGGAAATTAATCTTAAATAAGATAAGCCCCTTGGGATGCACCTTCTTTTTATGAGGAGGTCCTGACTGACACGTATGTGACCAGTTAACCTGCCTCATCACATTGATccacaaaaatggaaatattgcCTTAAAGCCGCTTTGCTCACAGATTTGCAACATTGCCAACTCTGTCTTAACGTACCTGAGGATAAAGAAAATGGCCTTTTTGTGTGCAAACAGAGAATCTCTGAGAGTTCACAAATTTATATTGTGTCATGGTATATAATGTCTTACTGCTCAACCCCATGGAAGATgatgtaaatacattttctaacTTCCACTTATGTCCACTGTAATGCGAAAAGTCATCGCAAAAGCCCAGACAGACAAAATTAAGCCACATCATGGTCTGCTGTGATATTTCTAGCAAGGCTCAAGCCCCGTCTTATGTTACAGGGGTCTTGGGGGCAACTCACGTCGAGATCGAGCACCACTTGGAGATGGGCCGCAAACTTTTGGCTGCTGGTCAGCTGGCTGAAGCCCTGTCCCACTACCACTCCGCTGTGGGtaaggttacacacacacacacatacatccagacacacacacacacacacacatccatactCTCACCGCTGGCTGACATTTTCAGTCCACCTCTCTGTTCCAGTaatgtctgtcctcctctgcgCTTCCTGGGAAATCATATCTGTCAGTAAGAATTAGTTATGAACTCTGACTTTTGCTTCTTtcacaaaaaagaaatttaatGTTCTTGGCATTTTACAGAGGGAGACTCTAAGAATTACCTGACCTACTACAAGCGTGCTGCAGTGTTCCTCGCTATGGGAAAATCCAAATCTGCCCTGCCAGACCTGACCAGAGCCATCCAGCTCAAGCCTGACTTCCTGGCTGTAAGTTTGCCTAATCAAAACCAGTAAAACTAGCTGTCTAAAGAGAATGGTTAACTTTTTTTGTGTCCATGTGCTTATCACGTTTCTTTCTCTTGGGCTTCTCttccgcctcctcctcttgtcATCCCGACACTTTATGCTCCTGCGCTTTCAGGCCAGGTTGCAGAGAGGGAATATCCTGTTAAAGCAGGGCAACACACAGGAGGCCAGGGAGGACTTTGAAGCTGTGGTAAGTCCTAAATCACTGCTTCTATCATAATTAGTGTTTTACCTGAAACAACAGTTAGCCAGAATAATGTATCATGCAGTTAAAGGAGTAATttacctgtttttttgtttttttttaagctgcttCGCTCCCCAGACCACGAAGAAGCTCAGGACCAGCTGATGAGAGAAaacgagctggaggagctgcaggaggaggctcATGCTTCGTACCACCAAGGGGACTATAGCACTACCATTTCAGTGCTCGAGAGAGTTATTGAGGTGTGTGGAGGGTAGTTTTGGAAGTTGAAATATGCATTTAAAGGTTTTCTGATATTAAATAAGCCATTTCCAACcatgttgtatgtttttatcGTATATGTGGGATTCTTTTCCATTATATGACAAATATCTGgcaaaaaatgtgttaaataggCATTGAATTCTGTGTcaaaccacagaaaagaaatgaggaTCTCAAACCATTTAATAGGACCTTTAAGCAGGTGTAttattgcctttttttcccttcagatCTCCCCTTGGGATCCTGAGTCACGGGAGCTTCGTGCAGAGTGCTACATCCGAATGGGAGATCCACAGAAAGCCATCCAGGATCTGACACCGACCACGAGGCTGCGCAACGACAACCGCGCCGCCTTCCTGAAGCTCAGCATGCTGCACTACAGCCTGGGGGAACACCACGAGTCACTCAAGTGAGCGTTGTTAATTTAGTCAGCAGAGTTATGCAAACTAAGCTGATTTTCATCTTGATAGCATCTGTCGCCACACGTTGTTTTGCCGGAGGTGCACTTGACAGTCTTTATtctccacatccacatccacgcTCACATCTGTTGGCCTCTGGTTTCTGTGCAGTCATATCCGAGAGTGTCTGAAGCTGGACCAGGATGACAAAGAGTGTTTCGGCCACTACAAACAGGTGAAAAAGCTCAGCAAGCAGCTGGACTCGGCAGAGGAGCTGATTCATATGGAGAGGTCAGTACTTGTGTAGGATCTAAATCACGACCCTCGTAGGACATCAAGCATGCATTTagatatactgtactgtaccttATTAAACATTCAAATCTAATTTACAACATGTGTGTTGCGTGTTATACCTGTTCTTTTAATACTTTGACACAGAAACACGGGAATAAGTAGCCAACACTTGCACCCTAACTAACTCACTTAACCAATTTCCCGTACTGAATTTTCTCTTTACATCCAATTAGATACCAGGAAGCCATTGATAAGTACGAATCGGTGATGAAGACCGAGCCTAATGTGCCATACTACACCAACCTGGccaaagagaggatctgcttCTGCCTCGtcaaggtgagagagagagcatgagaaCCTTTTGTCTGTAGTTAAAAGTTTATTACGCAACATGAAATAACGTATTTAAAGATGAAGAGAGGTCATTCGGTTGCCAGTAACAACACTCAGCCGATACATGAATCCCCCTGTCTGGATGGTTTTAGATAAGAATGGCTCAGGAGGCCATAGACGTGTGTTCAGAGGCTCACCAGAGGGACCCCCGCAACGCCAACGTCCTCCGAGACCGAGCGGAGGCCTACATCCTCAACCAAGACTACGAGAAAGGTAAGCGGACTGGCCCCCTCTCAGCGACAATTCTCTGCAGAAAACTGGCCGgcgtttttcttctttgttattATCACAAGCcgtttgggggaaaaaaaaaaaaagtttagcaGGAAGCAGAGCTGTCATAATGTCTTTGATTTTGAAattacacacactcaggcaccaAGAAACAACTTTGATTTGCACACGCATACAAAAATAGATGTGTCCATTTATCATATCAAAAATACTGGAAAGCATGAGGCAAAACACATCTTCAAAGGATCGATGAACAGACTGATAATAACTTGTACAGAATAGAAAACAAGACTGGGTTGCTACTTCCATCTTAACAGTTAtgtaattttattgttttatgaatAGAAAACAAAACCGGATTAAAAATATCGgaggatttaaaaacaaaatttggTATTGTCCAGATAAAGTCACAGAAAAGATGCGGTGgacaaacatttacttttaatgTTCTTCGCTTCAGCCGTGGAGGACTACCAAGAGGCGAGAGAGTTTGACAGCGAAAGCAACGACATCAGAGAAGGGCTGGAACGGGCACAGAAACTGCTCAAAATCTCTCGTAAGAGGGACTACTACAAGATCCTCGGCGTCAGCAGGTAACCAGCGGGACCAGTGAGAATACAGACAGCGTTTAATTCCTCTGGACCGACACAAATCCACTCATTGTAGACGATTTAGTCGACAAGATCACTCCATCTAACGCCTGTGAACATTTGCTTTCCCCAGGAATGCAAATAAGCAGGAGATCATCAAGGCGTACAGGAAGCTGGCGCAGCAGTGGCACCCCGACAACTTCCAGTCCGAGACTGAGAAGAAAGAAGCTGAAAAGAAGTTTATCGACATTGCGTCGGCCAAAGAAGTCCTCACTGACCCAGGTCAGGGGCTCAGATtacactgttttttgtttttttttaggaatttAGTGGACACTTGTTTGTTTAAGGGAACTTCTCTGGTCTCTTGAAAAGAATTCAAACTCTGTGAAAACAGTGGACATTACAGAATTACCAAAACAGTCTCGTACGATTAATGGCAGGCTGTAACTAACAAatgatgatgtcacattttcacacaataatagctcatttaaaaaaaaaaaaaaaaaaggttacacATTTGTGGAAATGTGCTCACTTTCTTGCAGACAGTTAGATGAGACACTTTCCATTACACGCTTCATGTTAAGCCATGTTTTAGCCTTCTCTGCCTTACCCTTGTCCCTCCCTTCTTCCCTTTGGCGTGCCAGAAATGAGGCAGAAGTTTGACGCAGGTGAGGATCCCCTGGACCCGGAAAACCagcaaggtggaggtggaggtggaggaggctggCCTTTCCACTTCGATCCCTTCCAGTCTGGCGGCGGCAGCTTCCACTTCAAGTTCCACCAAAACTAGAGAGGCGGACTTGGCGAAcacgaggggggggggcggggacATTTTGGGACGCCGAGGGCCAGGGTCAGCGGCGGAGTCGTGGAGACGTCTTCCTCAGAACTTGTGCTTCAGCTCGGACGCAGTTTCGTCGATCACTTGAAACTTTTTGATTTtgactgctgtgtgtgaacagcagAGGTTTGAGCTGTACAGTGAAAAAAATCTGGACTCCATTCTGCAAAAACTAAGGACCTACTGTTGGACGAACTCGTCGCTGTGGATGAAGAACATGAAGTCTTGCCTCAACACTTCAGATCCTTAGGAAAGCAGTGGATGTGGGACATTTGGGGTGTCTGCTCTTAttactcatttctttctttgtgccATTCTTTGAACCTTTCTTAAGggacttttattctttttttgttttgttttttaaagcaggAGCTCCTGCTCGGACGGAGCATCAAGCGCGTCGGTTTCTGCTCGCAGTGATCTTTAAAAAGGAATTACATGTTTACTGATCTCAGTCGATATTTTTGACCATGTCAAACCTTTTTTGGACTAGAGAACCAagatttttatacattttgacATCAGGAGGCATTTTGTTGAGCTTCTACATTAACAACAGTTAAGTAGGTGAAACTTCAGCACTATTAAAGAAAACTTGTTAAAGTTTTGAAATCCTATGGATCTTAAATCAGTGCAGCTCTGATTGTATTctgttttaaatttattttctatagaTTGGAATAACGTGTCAATTCTGTATTTGGGTGGAAATATTGTATCTTCAACAGGCTATATACGCAGCTCCGAACATTATGGATGTAACTTATGAAAACTTTAAAACTCACAAATTAACGTGGtcaactgaagaaaaaaaaaaaagaaatctggaAACAAGTATAACAACTGATGACCGAGTCAGAGTTGTAGTGTTTAGCTCTTTCCCTTTTTGGCGTCTTTCAAAGCGTGTCTTTGAAAACTTGCACTTTTACccttttgtttgaaaaaaaccACTCCAGTCTCTCTTCTCACTTCTAGTCCTCTCCTGAAATGTTACTTCAGGCTTTTTAAAAGCCTTTCAAGGACTCTTTACTAACCAAGTGTGTCTTCAGTGGGTACCTGAGAGCCTCATTTATCAAAAGGTCTTGCGGAAAAGTGAAGCTAGAGCGGTATATTAGTGACAGGCACGTCATTCATGAGCGGTGTGTCTGGATAATATTCTCATGCCCTCAAGCACAACTTGAAAGCTAAACCATTAAGCTGCAgatcaaataaaaagtgcagCTTTGTCAAAGAGGCCTCAGTTTTACAGCCTGGAGAGACACGCGGCAGTTTAACCATAAACCAGCATGACATTGTTTTGAAGATTTGACTTCTTGAGCACAAATAAGTTATTTTGTCAATAATAGCTTAAAGACACGGTGACTGTAACGGCTTTGAATCCTACCTGTTGCTTGACTGAACCAAATGTGACGGCTCTTTGTATTTAAATCTACTGAGTGGGGCGGTTTCATttctggtttttcttttttgggggtTTCTGCTGTTGGTGGCTTCAATTTTACTGTTGCCAAACTGAATCAGCTGACATGCTCAAGCATATTAAAATATTGAAACAATCTTAATTTGTCCTAATTTTCTTAATGCCTTGTAATGCTGTAAATGATACGAGGGGCAGCTACAGAACAGCTACAAGCTTTGTAGTggtttgttagtttgtgtgaAGCAGGATGGAGGTTTGTCCCGATGGGTGCCAGAATCAGAAGGACAGTTTTCCTTTCACTAAccacttactttttttttgaaagaaggATCCAAATCAATGCCACAGAAcctgaaatatcttttttttttaaattttattccATTCTACTCACCTGCCACCTGCATAGCAACTTGGCTGGAAAAAttggtggagttcccctttCATCACCACGCAGCACCAGACACATTGATATCATGCAACTATTTAAAAATGAGCCAAAACATGATCAGTCGTTTCTTTCAGATCTGTTTTTGTCACACAAACAACAAGACAAAGTCTCAAACGCAGCGATGTATTTTAAAACATCGTGAAATAAAGACGTTTACTGTACACACAATGTAACGCACTTCCTCACACATCCAGGTAGCTGCTGCTTGCTCACACCTCCTCATAAGCACGTGGCACACTCAGGCAGTTTTCACACGCGCTGTACTGTACAGCTGTCATTGCAAATGGACACATCTTCAAGCATAGAGGGAATGGCTAAATCCAGAATATTGACACAGGAGTTCTGTGGCTGCATCTCTAGAAGTGAAGTGACCGATAAAATCCTCCATTGAAGATGTCCATTCCCCCTTGAGCTCAGCCGCAGCCGTACAGCTGGCTCACTGAGAGACAGTCACACCGGGTGTCGTCCACACAAGCGGGGGCTTCGTCAATGGTTAGCTGCAAATCCTTGTGCGTCTTCCAGACTGTCTGCCTCCACCTCGATGGATACCACGTGGTGTCCAGGGATCATGGCCAGGCCCAGAACTCTGGGTTCACCCTGGGAGAAGGTGTCTGAAGACAAAaggggattaaaaaaaaaacaaagataattATGTAAACATTGGTGCGTttaagatgagagagaggacgagTGTTGAGAGTAACCCTCCAATGGTGATTTTAATCAATACTGTAAAATATCGGTGTGGGTATTTAGCTTAAAGCAATACTAGTTGTTTCCTAAAGTGGTGAAACAGCTGAAAATGTTACACAAAAGGAAGGGAGGTGTTTGGGAAGCAAAAGATGCATTTTGCCAGGTACCAGGATGCTGATATATTTgcttgtatatttatttttctcatcaaCTTGTACTGGTACTGGTCAGATTGATTGAGACTCGTTACTGTCTTCATCCTGCTCTTTAACTTTCACCTACCTGTGGATTTGAGGAACTCCTGAGCTGATCCTAGGATCACGTTGCAGTCTCGGTCCGTGCAGAGGAAAAGCCCCACCAGAGTCCGTCCGTCTGTCATGCGGATCCTCATATTCTTGTTCAGGAGCCCCTCTAGTTTCTGCCGGGCCTGGGACGAAGAGGACACCTCAGGTTGCGCCTGGGTGTGGACAGAAAGGTAGCACGTCGAAATAACACCGACTTTAATGGTGAAATATCACTTTTATAGTACATTAGGCAAAGTGAGCAGcattaaaacattgttttaGACTGTAAATCGATATTAAAatagacatttttaattttctaattagAAGTTGCACCTTTAACATTGCTTTAACATTTCCATACATTCAGAAAACTGGCTGCTGATTATGACGGTATATGAATACATATCTAGATGCAAAGGTTTAGTAGCGTTTTATATTATCTATTAATATACAGGAAGCAGGTCTGCTGTAAGAGGTAGTTTGTTAGCCACCGGCTAACGTGAAGCTACATCTAAAGCCGTGATAATGGTGGAATAGCTTCATGTAACCCGATGTATCCCTCAGTTATGACACGTCAAACAGCGCGAACAACCGTGTAAAATATGAGAAATACACACATGAGTCGAAGGACCATTTTCCTCAATCATTGTAGCCATAatctctccttcttttcctaCATTTGCTTACGGAGCAATTTATGTGACGGACCAGCTAAACCGGAAACAGGAAGTATCaagcttaatttttttttaaagggcacGGCACACAGAAGAGGCAACAAAAGACGGAATAGAAAACTATTAAATATAACAATTTATTGCTAAAGCTAATATGTTCTcctgaaatgtgtttgtagTACTACTTTTATTATTGTAGTTGATTCTTTTAATTATATTCTAAGGCTGGAGAAATTTGGTACATATCTGTTGGTATGGATCACCCACTGTGTGTTGTGGGTTATCTTTTCAATATCTATTCAATATCTTTTCAATATCTATTCAATATCTTTTCAATATCTATTCAACTTCGActgagaaagacacagacacacagtcaagGCTGTAGCTCCaaaaacatttagtttattCAACTAAGCAATTGTGCATTTTATAGCTCAGTCATTTATTAGAAAAAGattgtgttatttttcactGATAAGTTATATTATCTCATTCTTGACAATTTGTTCCTAAAAAAGTTATTGACTTAAGTAAATACGAAGGGAAAGACTGTTTGTCCGATTGTTATATTCAAAGTACTCCTGTGATATTTCTATACTTTGGTTGTGTGATAAAACAAGGTGATGTCAgatcctttctctgtttcatgGTGATaagttaaataaaatgaagCTCTTTTGCTTCTCTTACTGTcattttaatgaagaaaataaactgCTGGGCAATTGTACAGTTCCTGATTTGTCCTCACTGTCGCTGGACGAGAGAAGAGAAAACGTGATAAGATATAAAAGCCATCTTGGAGTGGAAAACTCAAAACAGAGGAGGTCACAGACGGTAAAAGATGCATAGTTTAACAGTATTTatattatgtatgtatatacattttGATACAGGGggatttaatcatttttatttgccCTCTGACTTTAAATTGACTTGGATACAAAGACACATTGTCACTTGTCATCTTTTCAAAGTCAAACTTGTGATTTTGTTCTCTCTAGCTCTGATTGATGGCTCCACGGCACTAAATTACATAGTTTTAGCAGAAAAAACAAGCtcgtccctgggtgggctcgaaccaccaACCTTTCGGTTAACAGCCGAACGCGCTAaccgattgcgccacagagactgCTGGAAACGAGGGGCGAGTGGCCTGGATTTTCAAGCTCCACCCACAGTCAACaccttcaaccaatcagatcaacGCATCCAATAAAACAACCATCAAATCAGCCTCCTACCACCTTAAGAactttaaatcaggccttaaaacattactgttcATAGTGGGGTTTATTGCATGATAGGAAATACAGGCATGTGAACAGTGGCAAAGAGTTTTATGGTTTATTGTCCCTTAGTGTGGTGGTGCAGGACCTCGTGCTGTGGTGATTTGGGTTTTTGATGACCCTTTTGGCCTTTTTTCTGCACCCCTGGGTGTAGAGGTTTTCCACGGTTGGCAGCCCGACCCGGGTTTTTCTtact
The sequence above is a segment of the Pempheris klunzingeri isolate RE-2024b chromosome 23, fPemKlu1.hap1, whole genome shotgun sequence genome. Coding sequences within it:
- the dnajc3b gene encoding dnaJ homolog subfamily C member 3b, with translation MDSCRRTGLSGVLCSLSLLCVILDIQLDGVLGATHVEIEHHLEMGRKLLAAGQLAEALSHYHSAVEGDSKNYLTYYKRAAVFLAMGKSKSALPDLTRAIQLKPDFLAARLQRGNILLKQGNTQEAREDFEAVLLRSPDHEEAQDQLMRENELEELQEEAHASYHQGDYSTTISVLERVIEISPWDPESRELRAECYIRMGDPQKAIQDLTPTTRLRNDNRAAFLKLSMLHYSLGEHHESLNHIRECLKLDQDDKECFGHYKQVKKLSKQLDSAEELIHMERYQEAIDKYESVMKTEPNVPYYTNLAKERICFCLVKIRMAQEAIDVCSEAHQRDPRNANVLRDRAEAYILNQDYEKAVEDYQEAREFDSESNDIREGLERAQKLLKISRKRDYYKILGVSRNANKQEIIKAYRKLAQQWHPDNFQSETEKKEAEKKFIDIASAKEVLTDPEMRQKFDAGEDPLDPENQQGGGGGGGGWPFHFDPFQSGGGSFHFKFHQN
- the naa38 gene encoding N-alpha-acetyltransferase 38, NatC auxiliary subunit — its product is MATMIEENGPSTHAQPEVSSSSQARQKLEGLLNKNMRIRMTDGRTLVGLFLCTDRDCNVILGSAQEFLKSTDTFSQGEPRVLGLAMIPGHHVVSIEVEADSLEDAQGFAANH